The following coding sequences lie in one Desulfuromonas acetexigens genomic window:
- a CDS encoding IS256 family transposase: MAIEKELLDRLFADFKYTKPEDLIGENGLLKQLTKGLVERALQAEMTDHLGHEKHGAIATKGGNARNGKSAKTIKGEFGKLPIEVPRDRDATFEPTIIPKGQTRFAGFDGKIISLYARGMTTREIQGHLEEIYGVEVSPSLISSVTDAIADEVKIWQNRPLDPLYPIVYMDAVRVKVRDNGHVSNKAVYLALGVTMDGIKEVLGMWVAENEGAKFWLQVVTELKNRGVEDIFIACVDGLKGFPEAIETVFPRTQVQLCLVHMVRHSLKYVSWKQRKEVAADLKTIYQAATVEQAEMNLSEFEAKWDETHPSIGQSWRRNWERITPFFAYPAEIRKVIYTTNAIESLNMSLRKVTKNRGSFPNDAAMFKLLYLALNNIAKKWTLPIRDWKAALNRFSILFEDRMPAY; the protein is encoded by the coding sequence ATGGCCATCGAAAAAGAACTTCTTGACCGCCTGTTTGCCGATTTCAAGTACACCAAACCCGAGGATCTGATCGGGGAGAATGGCCTGCTCAAGCAACTGACCAAAGGCCTCGTTGAGCGAGCCCTGCAGGCGGAAATGACCGACCACCTAGGGCATGAGAAGCATGGTGCCATCGCCACCAAGGGTGGTAATGCTCGCAACGGCAAATCCGCCAAAACCATCAAGGGCGAGTTCGGCAAGCTGCCGATCGAGGTGCCCCGCGACCGGGACGCCACCTTTGAGCCGACCATCATTCCGAAGGGGCAGACCCGTTTTGCCGGCTTCGACGGTAAGATCATCTCCCTGTACGCCCGGGGGATGACCACGCGGGAGATCCAGGGACACTTGGAAGAGATTTACGGCGTCGAGGTCTCTCCTAGCCTGATTTCCAGCGTGACCGATGCCATCGCCGACGAGGTCAAAATCTGGCAGAACCGGCCGCTCGATCCCCTTTATCCCATCGTCTATATGGACGCTGTGCGGGTCAAGGTACGGGATAACGGTCACGTCAGCAACAAAGCCGTCTACCTGGCCCTGGGCGTCACCATGGACGGCATCAAGGAGGTTCTGGGGATGTGGGTGGCCGAGAACGAGGGCGCCAAGTTCTGGTTGCAGGTGGTGACCGAGTTGAAAAACCGTGGCGTTGAAGACATCTTCATCGCCTGCGTGGATGGCCTCAAGGGCTTCCCCGAAGCCATCGAGACGGTTTTTCCCCGCACCCAGGTCCAGCTCTGCCTCGTCCACATGGTGCGCCACTCCCTCAAATACGTTTCGTGGAAGCAGCGCAAGGAGGTGGCTGCCGACCTCAAGACCATTTACCAGGCGGCGACCGTCGAGCAGGCCGAAATGAACCTGTCGGAATTCGAGGCCAAATGGGATGAAACCCATCCCTCCATCGGCCAGTCCTGGCGGCGGAACTGGGAGCGAATCACCCCGTTTTTTGCCTACCCGGCGGAGATCCGCAAGGTGATCTACACGACCAACGCCATCGAGTCGCTGAACATGTCGCTCCGCAAGGTCACCAAGAACCGGGGATCATTTCCCAACGACGCAGCCATGTTCAAGCTGCTCTATTTGGCATTGAACAATATCGCCAAGAAATGGACCCTGCCGATCCGGGACTGGAAGGCGGCCCTCAACCGGTTTTCCATCCTGTTCGAAGACAGAATGCCAGCTTACTGA